In Plasmodium coatneyi strain Hackeri chromosome 4, complete sequence, the genomic window TACaatatgtgttttttttgggtttttttttttttttttttttcctacaatTCAGctcttctccccccctgTGTTAAAAAggcatttcttcttttcctttctattCCTTTACTTTGTTTGATATGCGTAGGAAACTTTAGTGCATGTACTAATACGCAcatgtattatttattattattatttttttctgctttgaAGAGGGATATTCCACAACTgtacgtgtttttttttcctaccggGACCAACTGGGCGCGgtaaatgaatacatatatttatggcTAGTTTTCATATAATGCTGTGATGCGACGTCGCAacaagtaatttttttttttttcaaggtgtttatatttttccctcctgAATATATGTAGGCTGGGCTGCTGTACAcaagttcctttttcctatGTGCACCTTCTGCACTCCTTGGATGcgtacttttcttttccgttCGCTGCTCTTATTTCCCGTTTAGGTAAAGTACTAATCCAAGTGGGTAATCAGAGAaggtacttcttctttcccttcgtGTACTTGGCTGAGTGCTTAAGCTAACATGAAATCGAAAAGGCAAATTTCACCTGCACGCATTTGCTTATCAGTTTCCCGCAGGCGGCGTAAATGGATGTAGAGGACGTTGCAGTGCTTTCGCCCgctaaaatataataaacgaaaaacaaaaggggTGGCAAGAAAAGGACAACACCGCGTAGGTGTAGAGCTAGCGTAGGAAAATCGCGAATGCAACTAAGTTATGCATGTTGTGCAAATTGCCCTAATGCACGGGCGCACTCTTAAATACTTAGCTGTGTAACTTCCATGTAGAGTTCACTAACCCGCCGTgcaacgaaaaaataaatatgcacaattaggggttggaaaaaaaaaaaaaaaaaaaaaaactcacacCTTATATACTGTTCAAATGCTCGTGCGACATACACGCCGGTACACCCGTGCCCTTTACACAAATTGAGAAACGTATGTAGTATTAACATGAAAAGTGAAAACCACTTCGACTAAAATTGCAAACTGTCTTATTACTCACCAAGGTTCTGTGCTTATACAACaatagttaaaaaaaaaaaaaaaaaaaaaaaaaagtaataataatataagaaatacAATTCGACACGGTAAGAGCCACATTAACACGACAAAACGGGGTGTAGCCTTACCAGAGGGGTTACTCCCCCAATTCTGTTGAAAAGCGAATTATGTCCAttcttttccaaaatgaaaGCACGTACCTTGAAGCGGTAGCCCCATGTTGTGCATCCTCATTCGTGCGTATCCGCGAAGGTTGGTGAAGCATGCATGCACCGGTGATTTATTCACATGTAAGCAAAGCACGCACAGGTGCACCTAGATTTCGTGTGGTGCCACAAGCTTAGCTGCGCGCATGCTCATTCATTCTTTCGCTCTTCACAAAATCGCGACTGTCGTGTGCTTTCTGTTGTACGAATATCATTTTTATGCTTTGCACacgtgcaaaaaaagaaaaaaataatatagtaTAATCGACGGGCGTGTTTAAGCAATGCGCGGCATTcgggaaaaaatgccaaagtGGAGAATTGAAGCGCGCAGAATTGAGCAGCGCAAAATTGGGGCATGCACGAATTAGGATGCAATTTCAGCGATGTAAATTTTATAACTCCCATAGCCGTTTAGCCCAAACGGGAGGTGTCTAAAagtgaaagagaaaaacaaacgaaGGAAAAGGCAGGCCAACGtgggaaaattataaaactCCCCATAGCAACAGTTCTCACACCCCGACATGCTTGGCATACGGCATTCTTAACTACCTGTTGTCGTTTGtgattatttatttttttgtttttccatttttacctgaacagcaataatttgttaaaaataatatgaaccgttcaggcaaTTCACGCAAAATGGACACTTTGGggagctttttttttttttttttttttttttttctcctccaatGATTATGCTATCACAGTTATGTTGACATGTTCATATGTCCACTTTGCCAAATTGTTACTATACCAATTGGTGAAGTGGTTTGCTTTCCCATTACAACAGTGAACGACTGCTTCACCGTGTCTCCTTCTGTGCGTTCAGTCTAAAACGACCGTTTCATAACAAAGGGGGCAGACTTTCAAACAGGGAAATATGCGCACACACATACGCTTGCGGGGGaatttagcaaaaaaaaaaaaaaaaaaaaaaaaccaagtAAATGATAATCAGTGCTGCTTCATATCGATCAAACGAAATGGGTTAACAAATACAAAGTTGCGTGAGCGAAAAATGCCAGCGCTGCTCCAAACGCAAACATGGGTCTGCAATTAGGAACGGATATAAACAAGTGAGTCACCTTTTAAGGCCCCACTTCACGCGGCACCACACACAGGGACGGGTCACACAACCCCAGTTTGATGTAATCATTACTGCAAAACCCCAGGATAACACACTTAACCACGTCCCCAATTTCGAACTCGTTCCTCAGACAGTTCGTTATGACGCCCGTCCTGCTCAAATTCAACTTGACATAGAGGTTTAAATTGTTGCAGGAGACGATCATGCCATCGAGGGTCATTCCCTTCTGTAGctctttctcatttttaacatgAGTGTTTAAAAACTGGTAGTTGATGTATTTCTCACTCAGCTTTGCAACACGTTTTATTAAGTTAGTCTTATGTTCATTTAGGTTGTTGTGTGCCCCTTCGCTAATAATATCATCACTGTTTTCTTTGCTGTGCGAGTCGTCTTCCCCGAATGGCTCACCATCTTTACACACACGGAGTAGCCTGTCCACCAAATTCAACATGAGCGGCTTTAAATATATGACATCCTGGATGGCATAATGGATTAGTTCCTTCGCTATGGGTCTCttcaaatatattttctgatCAAGAGAAATCATCttatgaaaatatattttatgctTATTATGTAAAAGTAAGCATTTATATAGTAAGTCGTCGTAACTTATTTGATAGAGGtcctttttcgtttccttcAAAAGTAAGTTGAAAGCTACTTGCGTGTCGAATATGTTGTTAAGGCTAATGCTATACTGGTTGAACAGAATGGAACAGTCCTCCCTACAGtcatgtgtaatttttacaattcttCCATCTTCTAGTAACTCCTTTAAacatttaatgaacaaataagtATTATCACATTTGTAAACGTCGAATAGGTACACATCCTCTGCGCATATTTGTACAAGACTTACTGTTCcgtttcttcctattttataTCCTTCTACATCCAGACCGATACAATTTAATTTTCCATCCTGGACACTTTTTTGAATTTCCCGCACATACGCTTTGCACTCTTTGTAACTGCTAACGTATattatcttcttctttagcCCTTCCACGTAGGGCATAATTTTGTCATTGACGGTTAGGTTTAGGTAGCCGTAAGAGACGGTGCTCGCTCTTCTGCGAATCTGCGGGGTTGTACCTGCGCCCAGGCGTCTCAGTATGGACCCGCTCGTTTGCATAGCGTTTGCATAGCGTTTGCATAGCGTTTTCGTGGTGTTTGTATAGAGCATGCTTCTTACCGTTGCTCTTTCCGCCTCGTTCCCCACACTCACGCCAGGAAGTACCCGTTGGGGCCTACAACGTGTTCCCATGCGTGCACGAGCAGGCCTAAGAAAATAACACTGCACACATCAGTCCCTTCCAAAgttcaacaaaaaaaaaaacatacattcGTAAATTTCTGCTCAGAGTTGTGCTCCACCCAGCCACGcgtgaatgaaaaaggaagtaatacGCGcaccataatttttttccattttctcgCCATCCATTTGTTCATCACCGAGgcaatgcttttttttttttttttttttttttttttaactatCACTGAGGCGGTTCATcgtccaaaaaaataaattaaagtACCCTGCTGAGAATATCTCCCCAACGTCAAATTATTTTACTTACTCATCATATTACTACTTATGTTGCGAGGAAACCAAATCGATGAAACAGCTTTTAGGgtaaccctgaaccctggaACGGATTAACCTCCAGCCATGTCGCTCTGTCTGTCACGAGCATCAACTCTTTGAAAAACCACGTTAAGGATTACCTCGAAAAGAAGAACTGATAGGaggttcttcttcttccccccctgcacacacacacatcacCACCGCAGCAGCAGCACAATGAAAGCCTTGCAGTTTTGCAGCTCCCTCCATGGGGGGTACTTCAGGGAGAAAAGGCTAGGAACCCTTTTAACGACAGGACTGAAGTCTTTTAGCACAGGGAGTGACTCCTTTGGCAGCAGCGAAAGTAATGCCCTATCTCCCCAGGGGGGAGATCCTCACTTGGGGCATCTTTACTACTTATAGGGGCTTCACAAGTGTGTGCAGATGTGCTCGCAATTTTGTGTTTCCTTTTGCAATGCTGCAGTTCGCCTGatgtattcatattttttttgcacactttctcacatttttttcaattttttcatatttgtttttttctcgccCCCAATGTGTGtgaaaatggctagctgagTAATGCCACCCCTTGTTCATTTGTCCAATTCCCCCGCAGGGCTGTACAACTTCGGCTTCAGAAAAGTCACAGAAGAGATAAAGTCAAAGCTGGTTTACAACTTATTCAGCCATGTATCCAACAAGTACGACCTGATGAATGACTTAATGAGTCTGCGTCTGCATCGCTGTTGGAAGGACCAGCTGGTGAGAGAGCtggatttatttttaaaatatcatAGCTACAAAATGCAAGAGGAAATTCACAAAAGTGAAGCAATAGacgaaggggaggaaagcTCCGCCAGTCATTCCACCTGTAAAATATTAGACCTAGCTGGAGGGACAGGAGATATAGCCTTTCGAATATTAGAAAGGTACAAATATTATTTGAAGAAGATGAACCAAGGAAGCAATTTCGATGGTGAGGAAGGCCATCCCGATAAATTTTACGCAAGGTTTACCCCCGAAGTAATTGTAGCCGATGTGAATAAAGATATGATCGAAGTAGGGAAGAAACGagcaaaggaaaagaatCACGAAAGGAACATCAAATGGGTAATTGAAAACgcagaaaatttaaattcTTTCGATGACAATTCTGTAGACATAGTTACCCTCTCCTTTGGTATTCGCAATTTTACGAACATTCCCAAATCGTTAAAGGAGATCCATCGTGTTTTAAAACCTGGGGGAAGATTCTTATGCCTAGAATTTTGCAGAGTCAATTGTTCCGTTTTGAAGCCGTTTTATAATGCCTATTTAATGAACATCATTCCTCTACTTGGTAAAATTGTAGCCAGTAGTGAAGATTCTTACAAATATTTGGCGGAAAGTATTCAGACCTTTTTAACGCCAGATGAGTTGTCTCAGCTTATGCATCAGAACTCTTTTCGAAACATTTCCTACTCTACTATGACCATGGGTATCGTCGCCATTCATTCTGCGTATAAGGTTAACtagctttttcttcacaGCAAGTTTGTGGGCGTGAGTttaggtgttttttttttttttttaattttaattttccatatGGACGTAGCACCATATCTCTGTAAATGCGCCTATGTGTTTCCACGCTTCGTTTCTTcgctttgttttttccattctgttGCTTGGCGCCTACTCTGgctccttcttattttttatgtaatcgAGAAAACTCTTGTACTGAATTGTGTTGGAATACTCGCTCAGAATGTGATGAACGATTTCGTTCTCCGCTGTCTTACCAGGATCGTCCTCATTGTCGCttgttttttgttcacctTGGTTTAACATTTCGCTTGGTTCGTCGTTTGCTGCGCTCAGTTTTGCCTTCTCTTCACCATCACTGTTCACCTCATTTTCATCCCCAATATTATGCTCCGTTTGTTCGTCCGCTTTTGCCTCCTCTTCATCCCCGATCGTTGGCTCTTCCGACACGTTCTGCTTCTCTCCCTCTGTATACATCGCCTCTTTTTCCACGTCCAATTTGGTATTTCTCTCATCTTCAATATTCTCTTCCGTTTGTTTCTCTACCCTCACCTCCTcaacttcctccttcctctgcTCCTTTTCGCCTTCCatattctcttcttttccttcattcaccgttgtctccttttcttcctccaccttcacttcttgttcttcccccAGCTTGGTCTCTTCTTCATCcctaatattttcttccttctcttcctccatctttacttcctttccttgaTCCTCCGTTTTCGCCGCTgcattttctctttcctccccctccacCAGCATTGtctgcttttccttcttctttttctttttccctttttccttctccccctttcgcgccttcttcttcttcgtatCTCCCTTCTtatcctccccttttttacccttggtctttttctccttttctgctTTCTGCCTCACCTCTgccatttcttcccccccgtcGGGACTTCCACCCCTTTgtatttctccttcttccagTGTAACTTCCCTCACCTGCACCTCCGAAAACTCCAATTCGTTATGTCGGTtaccctcctcctcctgatccttccccattttatgGGGAGATCCACCAATACCACTTGGCACCCTTTCCAAGCTGTCCTCATTCTTCTCACCCACAGAATTGTGCAGCATCTGAAAATGTTCtgtctcttcctctttttctttctcctcagttgaatatatttttcgttCCTCTACTGCTTCAAGTGCATCTTCCCTTTCGACAACTGTagtttcttcatttgggtGAATGCCCCCCGAACTGTCTGCTTCTCTCTCCGCATTTTCCTCACCAGTTCGGTTCGCTTCACGTGGGAGTTCACCTTTATTCTCGTATACTTCTTCTGGATTGTCTTCAGGTGCGTCTTTACGATGATCTTCCACCGCTTCGTCTTcgttctc contains:
- a CDS encoding 3'-5' exonuclease, translating into MLYTNTTKTLCKRYANAMQTSGSILRRLGAGTTPQIRRRASTVSYGYLNLTVNDKIMPYVEGLKKKIIYVSSYKECKAYVREIQKSVQDGKLNCIGLDVEGYKIGRNGTVSLVQICAEDVYLFDVYKCDNTYLFIKCLKELLEDGRIVKITHDCREDCSILFNQYSISLNNIFDTQVAFNLLLKETKKDLYQISYDDLLYKCLLLHNKHKIYFHKMISLDQKIYLKRPIAKELIHYAIQDVIYLKPLMLNLVDRLLRVCKDGEPFGEDDSHSKENSDDIISEGAHNNLNEHKTNLIKRVAKLSEKYINYQFLNTHVKNEKELQKGMTLDGMIVSCNNLNLYVKLNLSRTGVITNCLRNEFEIGDVVKCVILGFCSNDYIKLGLCDPSLCVVPREVGP
- a CDS encoding DEAD/DEAH box helicase; this encodes MKALQFCSSLHGGYFREKRLGTLLTTGLKSFSTGSDSFGSSERLYNFGFRKVTEEIKSKLVYNLFSHVSNKYDLMNDLMSLRLHRCWKDQLVRELDLFLKYHSYKMQEEIHKSEAIDEGEESSASHSTCKILDLAGGTGDIAFRILERYKYYLKKMNQGSNFDGEEGHPDKFYARFTPEVIVADVNKDMIEVGKKRAKEKNHERNIKWVIENAENLNSFDDNSVDIVTLSFGIRNFTNIPKSLKEIHRVLKPGGRFLCLEFCRVNCSVLKPFYNAYLMNIIPLLGKIVASSEDSYKYLAESIQTFLTPDELSQLMHQNSFRNISYSTMTMGIVAIHSAYKVN